Proteins encoded together in one Penicillium digitatum chromosome 1, complete sequence window:
- a CDS encoding Short-chain dehydrogenase/reductase SDR, translated as MCLGEDDYRPIDRPSHDDNMSQPTIILITGANSGVGYATAQILASHPNHHVVMACRNLKKGEQALFELQSKNLKGTLSLLQLDVEDDTSITQAVSTVADQFNRLDVLVNNAASAAPNSSGRTKLNQIFSTNVIGATLVSEAFIPLLLKSESPYLIHVSSGLGSMQRATDPSSEIYAAPWDEYRASKAALNMITAQMHKRLQSRGVRVFAFCPGLVRSNLRGEEEAAVSAQGKAGDPLESGRGILRIVLGERDGEAGGFINKDGLLPW; from the exons ATGTGTCTTGGTGAGGACGACTACCGTCCCATAGACCGACCAAGCCACGACGACAACATGTCGCAACCCACCATCATTCTCATCACAG GTGCGAATTCAGGAGTCGGCTATGCAACCGCCCAAATCCTAGCCTCACACCCCAACCACCATGTTGTTATGGCCTGTCGGAACCTCAAAAAGGGTGAACAAGCCCTATTCGAACTCCAAAGCAAAAATCTCAAGGGAACCCTCTCCCTCCTCCAGCTAGACGTCGAAGACGACACATCCATAACCCAAGCAGTCTCCACCGTCGCCGACCAATTCAACCGACTCGACGTCCTAGTCAACAACGCCGCCTCTGCTGCACCTAACAGTAGCGGCCGCACTAAACTGAATCAGATCTTCTCAACGAACGTGATTGGTGCCACACTGGTCTCCGAGGCTTTTATTCCCCTCCTGCTCAAATCAGAATCCCCCTATCTGATCCACGTCTCCAGTGGTCTGGGCTCAATGCAACGGGCAACTGACCCCAGCAGCGAGATTTATGCTGCGCCTTGGGACGAATACCGTGCGAGCAAAGCAGCGCTGAATATGATCACTGCTCAGATGCATAAGCGACTGCAGAGTCGGGGTGTGCGGGTTTTCGCATTCTGTCCCGGTCTGGTGAGGTCGAATTTGAGGGGTGAGGAGGAGGCTGCGGTGAGTGCGCAGGGGAAAGCTGGGGATCCGTTGGAGTCTGGTAGAGGGATTTTAAGGATTGTGCTTGGGGAGAGGGATGGGGAGGCTGGTGGATTTATTAACAAGGATGGTCTGTTGCCCTGGTAG
- a CDS encoding Globin, structural domain: MEYSARAAPEPTHVDRKLLYTSLEERIKYLHSFLDFNSSDVEALVSGNKYIKQLIPAVVNLVYKKLLQYDITSRAFHTRTTVDETEPEEDYLHEETPKIKRRKMFLRWYLTRLCQDPTTMDFWRYLNKVGLMHSGTVRMSPLNIEYIHLGVCLGYIQDIWIEAMLSHPHLSLRRKIALVRAVNKILWIQNDLFARYHSSDGEEFADEMSEFNYGEDQEGYLGDKRILGSSSGSSTEDDRSSISSGVAPSIRSTAPSINSMAPSLNSMAPSTIGNASTTSKVSACPFAELSKNASSTETKIWAN, from the exons ATGGAGTACAGTGCAAGAGCGGCTCCTGAGCCGACACATGTCGACCGCAAGCTACTTTATACAAGCCTGGAAGAGCGAATCAAGTACCTCCATAGCTTCCTCGACTTCAATTCTA GCGATGTTGAAGCGTTAGTGTCCGGCAACAAATACATTAAGCAATTGATCCCGGCCGTGGTCAACCTGGTATATAAAAAGCTTCTCCAATACGACATCACATCTCGGGCCTTCCACACACGCACAACCGTCGACGAGACCGAGCCCGAGGAAGATTATCTCCATGAAGAGACCCCTAAAATCAAACGACGCAAGATGTTCCTGCGGTGGTACCTGACGCGGCTATGTCAGGACCCGACCACCATGGACTTTTGGCGGTACCTGAACAAGGTTGG CCTGATGCACAGCGGAACAGTACGCATGTCGCCATTGAACATCGAGTACATCCATCTCGGCGTATGTCTGGGGTATATCCAAGACATCTGGATCGAAGCGATGCTGTCGCACCCGCACCTGTCGCTGCGACGCAAGATCGCACTCGTGCGCGCCGTCAACAAGATCCTGTGGATTCAGAATGATCTCTTCGCTCGGTACCATTCGAGCGACGGCGAAGAGTTCGCGGATGAGATGTCTGAGTTCAACTATGGCGAGGATCAGGAGGGTTACCTCGGCGACAAGCGCATCCTGGGCAGCAGCTCCGGTAGCTCGACCGAGGATGATAGGTCCAGTATTTCGAGTGGTGTTGCGCCTTCAATACGCAGTACAGCTCCTTCGATAAATAGCATGGCACCCTCGTTAAATAGCATGGCGCCGTCGACGATAGGAAATGCGTCAACGACATCCAAGGTGTCGGCGTGTCCATTCGCGGAATTGAGCAAAAACGCCTCTTCAACCGAGACAAAGATTTGGGCCAATTGA
- a CDS encoding High mobility group, HMG-I/HMG-Y has translation MPPKRKSERAVGTNESIAAPSKRLRNTLDAAPASAASAPVVDVTPQTGEKRGRGRPRKYPESLTPKPASDAPKRGRGRPRKIVSESEPAVVTPSGPKRGRGRPRKDTGDATAVTPKTKKKDGRGRPRKNPLPNGEAEATESKVTPAVNIMPETGRSFWLMKAEPESRLEKGKDVKFSIDDLAAADAPEPWDGVRNHVAKNLMRDMKNGDFAFFYHSNCKVPGVVGVMEIVREHSTDESAFDPKHPYYDPKSNREDPKWVVVHVEYRRKLEKQVTLQDLKSHGQAGKPLENLQMIKQSRLSVSSVTPAQWKYILELAGEEPQEEFTKKEASEQEQ, from the exons ATGCCACCCAAGCGCAAGTCTGAACGCGCTGTGGGCACAAATGAGTCGATCGCAGCGCCTTCCAAGCGGCTCCGAAATACTTTAGATGCAGCCCCAGCTTCCGCAGCATCGGCTCCAGTG GTTGATGTTACACCCCAGACAGGCGAAAAGAGAGGCCGTGGTCGTCCGCGCAAATACCCCGAGAGCTTGACTCCCAAGCCTGCTTCTGATGCGCCTAAGCGTGGCCGTGGTCGCCCACGTAAGATTGTTTCTGAGTCGGAACCTGCGGTTGTAACTCCATCGGGGCCCAAGAGAGGCCGTGGGCGTCCCCGCAAGGACACAG GCGATGCCACGGCCGTCACCCCgaagaccaagaagaaggatggTCGCGGAAGACCCCGCAAGAACCCTCTTCCAAATGGAGAAGCTGAAGCCACTGAGTCGAAGGTCACACCTGCGGTCAACATCATGCCTGAAACTGGCCGCTCTTTCTGGTTGATGAAGGCCGAGCCTGAATCTCGTCTCGAGAAGGGCAAGGACGTGAAATTCTCTATTGATGACCTGGCTGCTGCGGATGCACCCGAGCCTTGGGATG GTGTACGTAACCATGTTG CCAAAAATCTCATGCGCGATATGAAGAATGGGGACTTTGCATTCTTTTACCACTCAAACTGCAAGGTTCCTGGAGTTGTGGGAGTGATGGAGATTGTCCGGGAGCATTCCACAGATG AGTCCGCTTTCGACCCCAAGCACCCATACTACGACCCAAAGTCCAACCGAGAAGACCCAAAGTGGGTTGTCGTCCACGTTGAATATCGCCGCAAACTTGAGAAGCAAGTCACCCTCCAGGATCTGAAATCCCATGGCCAGGCTGGAAAGCCGCTCGAGAACCTTCAAATGATTAAGCAATCCCGGCTCAGCGTGTCCTCTGTGACCCCAGCACAATGGAAATACATACTGGAGCTGGCAGGCGAAGAACCGCAAGAGGAGTTCACCAAGAAAGAGGCCAGTGAGCAGGAGCAATAG
- a CDS encoding Calcium homeostasis protein Regucalcin, putative produces MSEIQRWTVNEPYLDIPGTLLEGPFHDVANNEFRFVDIWEHKLYRLDLTKGPDSLKVIETDASVGVTANIGPRSNQLIVGAKHGFARLDHTTGKLSYIHDIHKLWGEDGGKAERMRFNDGAVDSHGRFWAGAMNDPKIKKPEAEGVLFRLDPDQSVHHMLAPVTIPNGIGWNLTDDVMYLTDSPTGKIFAFDFDASSGAISNRRVHFDIGNALEPDGFAIDVEGCIWSAVYGGGKVLRISPAGKIIGQIDLPTRNVTCPAFVGTELFITTAKDDRDDDQLPQSVRYGGRVYRVDVGVRGVPKNEFRHLWIHGTWYKGYSYSTWYFGRIHCSVYVHTSYRRRINGASLVLCICRVKTRARGRPKAEGGSMINKRASTPVRAVIVQKPGSG; encoded by the exons ATGTCTGAAATTCAGAGGTGGACGGTCAATGAG CCGTACCTTGACATCCCAGGAACACTGCTCGAAGGCCCCTTTCACGATGTGGCCAACAATGAGTTCCGTTTCGTGGATATTTGGGAACACAAACTCTATCGACTCGATCTGACAAAGGGACCTGACTCCTTGAAGGTCATTGAGACCGACGCCTCTGTTGG CGTGACCGCTAATATTGGCCCAAGGTCCAATCAGCTGATTGTTGGGGCCAAACATGGATTTGCCCGACTAGACCATACGACCGGGAAGCTCTCCTACATCCATGATATCCATAAGCTATGGGGAGAGGATGGGGGCAAAGCAGAGAG GATGCGTTTCAATGACGGCGCAGTCGACAGCCACGGCCGATTCTGGGCCGGTGCGATGAATGACCCCAAGATCAAGAAGCCAGAAGCAGAAGGGGTTCTATTTAGACTGGACCCAGACCAGAGTGTGCACCACATGCTGGCACCGGTGACGATTCCCAACGGAATCGGATGGAATTTAACCGACGACGTGATGTACCTGACTGATTCGCCGACGGGTAAGATTTTCGCCTTCGACTTCGATGCGTCCAGCGGCGCAATCAGCAATCGCCGAGTGCACTTTGATATCGGGAATGCACTAGAGCCGGATGGCTTCGCTATTGATGTCGAGGGCTGCATCTGGAGCGCTGTCTACGGCGGCGGAAAGGTACTGCGCATTTCCCCGGCCGGGAAGATTATCGGTCAGATCGACCTCCCGACGCGCAACGTGACCTGTCCAGCCTTTGTTGGCACCGAGTTGTTTATCACCACTGCCAAGGATGACCGTGACGATGATCAGCTCCCACAGTCGGTTCGGTATGGAGGCCGAGTCTACCGGGTTGATGTTGGGGTCCGCGGCGTGCCTAAGAATGAGTTTCG ACATTTGTGGATACATGGGACATGGTACAAA GGCTATTCTTATTCTACTTGGTACTTTGGCCGCATCCACTGCAGCGTATATGTGCATACTTCGTACCGCAGAAGGATCAATGGTGCATCACTAGTACTTTGCATTTGCCGTGTCAAAACTAGGGCAAGGGGCCG CCCCAAAGCTGAGGGTGGATCGATGATCAACAAACGGGCGAGCACGCCGGTCCGCGCTGTCATTGTCCAGAAACCTGGGTCTGGGTAG
- a CDS encoding Basic-leucine zipper (bZIP) transcription factor produces MSQDSPRAGSLSRDVAQSDDRASDNDRAFISSRNPVRRPSQRPRPQSWHPYGPVEPPLEAISSRPTGVHAILNHPKATADLAALSREPLSLLGPSSSPRPQGTSPTIRSGYALSSQPLSPRSHSRPSMNPVSPSARFVGGGGRASGQSSVAQSPLVPHEPLMGPRLPATSSPLPIETGLRSIAPLTGSQPPTLTSLHSTTSLHSRRTSAGPGPLTHPKSQETSPSTSHSAFSSYGRASPAVQNVSLAQSTPSYPTAPLYLTMDPLARPIPAMKDPRHQPEVPTRAGTPQGTPLPVGMIPCVLDMRSGSSSQAEKRKANSDASRRFRNRKRNEMQLEQRLAAQQDEIQRNVETVRRQSEEILSLVQQRDHYRSERDYYRDQLGRTMSLSTVPPRPASPHSTQPALLPTSELGTATSWSGADAARSASGTQPTSAGGPPQGRTLDSVQSQPPWPASPPYSSTPIAPARRAVAGPPPGSPSVAGVPLPPLQGSWSRP; encoded by the coding sequence ATGTCGCAGGATTCTCCACGTGCTGGTTCATTGTCGAGAGATGTGGCTCAATCAGATGACCGTGCGAGTGACAACGACCGTGCATTCATAAGCAGTCGAAATCCTGTCCGTCGGCCATCTCAACGACCCCGACCCCAGTCATGGCATCCCTATGGACCTGTGGAACCACCATTGGAAGCCATCTCATCGCGTCCCACTGGGGTTCATGCCATCTTGAATCATCCAAAGGCAACGGCTGATCTAGCTGCCCTCAGTCGTGAGCCACTGAGCCTACTGGGTCCATCGTCCTCCCCCCGCCCCCAAGGGACTTCGCCTACAATCCGCTCAGGATATGCTTTGTCGTCGCAGCCACTATCTCCAAGGTCTCATTCACGGCCTTCGATGAATCCAGTATCGCCTTCGGCACGGTTTGTGGGCGGCGGCGGCAGGGCCTCCGGTCAGTCAAGTGTCGCACAGTCACCGCTAGTTCCTCACGAACCGTTGATGGGCCCACGTCTGCCCGCCACTAGTTCGCCTCTGCCAATCGAGACGGGCCTACGCTCAATAGCACCTCTCACTGGTTCTCAGCCTCCTACGCTGACCTCGCTGCATTCTACAACGAGTCTGCATTCCAGGAGAACTAGTGCCGGCCCTGGACCTCTCACCCACCCGAAATCCCAAGAAACGAGTCCTAGCACGTCTcattcagctttcagttccTATGGCCGTGCATCTCCAGCAGTGCAGAATGTCTCCCTCGCTCAAAGCACCCCATCATATCCTACGGCGCCTCTATATCTGACCATGGACCCTCTGGCCCGACCCATCCCCGCAATGAAGGACCCGAGACACCAACCCGAAGTTCCCACACGAGCTGGAACACCACAGGGCACGCCCCTCCCAGTGGGAATGATACCATGCGTACTAGACATGCGATCCGGCTCTTCCAGCCAAGCGGAAAAGCGGAAAGCCAACAGCGACGCCTCACGACGGTTCCGCAACCGCAAGCGCAACGAGATGCAACTCGAGCAGCGGCTCGCCGCGCAGCAGGACGAGATTCAGCGCAATGTGGAAACGGTCCGTCGCCAGAGCGAAGAGATCCTCTCCCTCGTCCAACAACGAGACCACTACCGCTCCGAACGCGACTATTACCGGGACCAGCTCGGCCGCACAATGTCCCTGAGCACCGTACCCCCCAGACCGGCTTCTCCACACTCCACCCAACCTGCCCTTCTTCCTACATCCGAACTGGGCACCGCGACATCTTGGTCGGGCGCCGATGCGGCCCGATCCGCTTCAGGCACACAGCCAACCTCAGCGGGTGGGCCTCCACAGGGAAGAACGCTCGACTCGGTCCAGTCCCAACCTCCTTGGCCTGCAAGTCCGCCTTATTCCTCAACCCCTATTGCGCCTGCCCGACGGGCGGTTGCTGGCCCACCTCCCGGGTCGCCGTCGGTCGCTGGGGTTCCGTTGCCTCCCCTGCAGGGATCGTGGTCACGTCCTTAA
- a CDS encoding Vanillin dehydrogenase, putative produces MASSNKAVTPLIIDNESVETDVRFEVHAPATGELSGYCAGVSVADANRAVDSAQAAFLAWRKTKAHERRDILLKAADIMASRKEELIQYQREETGAGRPFSEFTFNQGVLFIKEFAGRISTIEGVVPHVSGEGEEAIVYKEPYGVILSIAPWNAPFILGTRAVALPLAAGNTVVLKGSELSPKCFWALGDIFRQAGLPAGCLNVIFHQPSDAPAVTTALIAHQAVRKVNFTGSTLVGSIIASTAGKYIKPVLLELGGKASAVVLDDANLDKAAMNCAIGSFMHSGQICMSTERIIVLRSIADEFRQKLAATTEKLFGKDAPALVLVNTAAVAKNKRLVADAVSRGASLLFGDANASESVGAGMRPIVVDGVTKEMEMYATESFGPTVSLMVVDTEDEAIALANDTEYGLTAALYTNNLFRGLRVAKQIDSGAVHINSLTVHDESALPHGGWKSSGFGRFGGSSGYDEFLQTKTITWQE; encoded by the exons ATGGCATCATCCAACAAAGCGGTAACCCCGCTTATCATCGATAATGAGTCCGTTGAGACCGATGTCAGATTTGAAGTCCATGCTCCCGCCACCGGCGAGCTGAGTGGCTATTGTGCCGGTGTGTCGGTCGCCGATGCCAACCGCGCAGTCGACAGTGCCCAGGCTGCCTTTCTCGCATGGAGGAAGACCAAGGCACACGAGCGCCGCGACATCCTGTTGAAGGCCGCCGACATTATGGCCTCGCGCAAAGAGGAATTGATACAGTACCAGCGCGAGGAGACCGGTGCCGGTCGACCCTTTTCGGAATTCACTTTCAACCAGGGTGTGCTCTTTATCAAAGAGTTCGCGGGTCGGATATCCACGATCGAGGGTGTCGTGCCCCATGTGAgcggggagggggaggaagCGATCGTATACAAGGAGCCGTATGGAGTAATTCTGTCAATCGCGCCATG GAACGCTCCTTTCATTCTGGGTACGCGCGCCGTAGCGCTCCCACTCGCAGCCGGAAACACCGTCGTTCTCAAGGGCTCCGAGCTCTCACCCAAGTGTTTCTGGGCCCTGGGCGATATCTTCCGCCAGGCTGGTCTTCCTGCCGGATGTCTGAACGTCATCTTCCACCAGCCCTCCGACGCCCCGGCCGTCACCACTGCGCTGATTGCTCACCAGGCTGTGCGCAAGGTCAACTTCACCGGGAGCACACTGGTCGGCTCGATCATTGCTTCCACCGCAGGTAAATACATCAAGCCTGTGCTGCTCGAGCTGGGTGGGAAGGCGTCGGCGGTTGTTTTGGACGACGCGAATTTGGACAAGGCTGCCATGAACTGTGCCATTGGATCGTTCATGCAC TCCGGTCAAATCTGCATGTCGACCGAGCGGATTATCGTGCTACGGTCCATTGCAGATGAGTTCCGACAGAAACTTGCTGCGACGACGGAGAAGTTGTTTGGCAAGGATGCGCCCGCGCTAGTACTAGTGAACACCGCAGCCGTCGCTAAGAACAAGAGGCTTGTGGCAGACGCCGTGTCTCGCGGAGCTTCGCTTCTTTTCGGCGACGCCAATGCAAGCGAGTCCGTTGGAGCGGGCATGCGACCGATCGTCGTCGACGGTGTCACcaaggagatggagatgtacGCTACCGAGTCGTTTGGTCCGACCGTGTCTCTCATGGTTGTGGACACTGAAGATGAGGCAATCGCACTAGCAAATGACACCGAATACGGTCTGACAGCAGCTCTGTATACCAACAATCTGTTCCGGGGGCTGCGGGTGGCTAAGCAAATTGACTCAGG gGCCGTCCATATCAATTCTCTGACTGTACACGACGAGTCTGCCCTCCCTCACGGAGGATGGAAGAGTAGTGGCTTTGGTCGCTTCGGAGGGAGTTCTGGATACGATGAGTTCCTCCAGACTAAAACCATTACATGGCAGGAGTAG
- a CDS encoding Aldehyde dehydrogenase, N-terminal: MSDIFMQLTAPNGRSYTQPIGLFINNEFVAAKSGEKFATVNPSNEAEITSVYAAGEEDVDIAVKAARKALKDPSWKLLPATDRGVLLLKLADLIEKHKETLATIETWDNGKPYQVSLNDDLSEVINTLRYYAGWADKVYGQTISTTPAKFAYTLRQPIGVVGQIIPWNFPLAMAAWKLGPALACGNTIVLKPAEQTPLSVLYLASLVKEAGFPPGVVNVVNGHGRVAGGALVNHPGVDKIAFTGSTPTGREIMKMAAGTLKNVTLETGGKSPLVVFEDADLEQAAKWAHIGIMYNQGQVCTATSRILVHDSVYEKFVELFKEVVRTTSKVGDPFSDDTFQGPQITKAQYERVLEYIEAGKSEGATLVSGGVPHKNVGDGRGFFIEPTIFTNVKDSMRIYREEVFGPFVAIASFTTEDEAVTRANDTTYGLGAAVFTRDIERAHRVASDIEAGMVWINSSNDSDIRVPFGGVKQSGIGRELGEAGLDAYSQVKAVHVNMGTKL; encoded by the exons ATGTCCGACATCTTCATGCAGTTAACTGCCCCGAATGGGCGCAGCTACACCCAGCCCATTGGTCTCTTCATCAACAATGAGTTCGTGGCCGCCAAGTCTGGAGAGAAGTTTGCCACCGTGAACCCGTC AAATGAAGCTGAGATTACATCAGTATATGCTGCCGGTGAGGAGGATGTTGACATCGCCGTTAAAGCTGCTCGCAAGGCTCTCAAGGATCCTTCCTGGAAGCTACTGCCGGCCACTGATCGTGGTGTCTTGCTGCTCAAGTTGGCCGACTTGATTGAGAAACACAAGGAGACTCTCGCCACCATTGAGACTTGGGATAATG GCAAGCCATATCAGGTATCTTTGAATGACGATTTGAGTGAGGTTATCAACACTCTCCGCTACTATGCCGGCTGGGCCGACAAGGTGTATGGTCAGACTATCAGCACCACCCCAGCCAAATTTGCCTACACTCTCCGTCAGCCCATTGGCGTTGTTGGTCAGATCATTCCTTGGAACTTCCCTCTAGCTATGGCAGCATGGAAGCTGGGCCCCGCACTGGCGTGCGGTAACACTATCGTCCTCAAGCCTGCCGAGCAAACCCCGCTCAGTGTTTTGTACTTGGCCAGTCTGGTCAAGGAGGCCGGCTTCCCCCCGGGTGTGGTTAACGTCGTGAACGGCCACGGCCGTGTTGCTGGTGGTGCGTTGGTGAACCACCCCGGCGTGGACAAGATCGCCTTTACTGGCTCCACCCCGACCGGCCGCGAGATCATGAAGATGGCCGCAGGCACCCTGAAGAACGTCACCCTCGAGACTGGCGGCAAGTCGCCACTGGTTGTCTTTGAGGATGCGGACCTCGAGCAGGCAGCCAAGTGGGCACACATTGGCATCATGTACAATCAGGGCCAGGTCTGCACTGCGACATCGCGTATTCTTGTGCACGACTCTGTATATGAAAAGTTTGTTGAGCTCTTTAAGGAGGTCGTCCGCACCACCAGCAAGGTCGGCGACCCATTCTCCGACGACACTTTCCAGGGCCCTCAGATCACTAAGGCCCAGTACGAGCGCGTGCTTGAATACATTGAGGCCGGTAAGTCTGAGGGGGCGACACTCGTCTCCGGCGGCGTGCCGCACAAGAACGTCGGTGATGGCCGTGGCTTCTTTATCGAGCCCACTATCTTCACCAACGTCAAGGACTCAATGCGCATCTACCGCGAGGAGGTGTTCGGTCCCTTCGTTGCTATCGCCAGCTTCACCACCGAGGATGAGGCCGTCACCCGTGCCAACGATACCACATATGGCCTTGGCGCTGCAGTCTTTACTCGAGACATTGAGCGTGCCCACCGTGTTGCCTCCGATATCGAGGCTGGCATGGTCTGGATCAACAGCAGCAATGACAGTGATATCCGCGTGCCGTTCGGTGGTGTCAAGCAGAGCGGCATCGGTCGCGAGCTCGGCGAAGCTGGTTTGGATGCGTACTCGCAGGTCAAGGCCGTCCACGTGAACATGGGCACCAAGTTGTAA
- a CDS encoding Cell wall beta-glucan synthesis yields the protein MRFAVATAFSALVALGAAYTAPDYSKNPAGNPIIYPGLNDIVPEGKTYTIKWTPTTTGPVSLVLLRGPSNNVVPLKTLAESIPNSGEFQWTPGSDLVPDVTHYGLLLVVEGTGQYQYSTQFGLSAAAGAVSSSSSSSVEATETETSAAASTPAASAPASSTTVLESTVITTTICPETETAAAATTPAPKVIPTGVSPVSPSSSTPLASVRLITSATPSGTASASPLNSPPAFNSAGRNAVSFGAVMAGVLAAFAL from the coding sequence ATGCGTTTCGCCGTCGCCACCGCTTTCTCCGCCCTCGTGGCTCTGGGTGCTGCCTACACTGCTCCTGACTACTCCAAGAACCCTGCCGGCAATCCCATCATCTATCCTGGCCTGAACGACATCGTGCCCGAGGGCAAGACCTACACCATCAAGTGGACCCCCACCACTACTGGCCCCGTCTCTTTGGTTCTCCTGCGTGGTCCTTCCAACAACGTCGTTCCCCTCAAGACTCTCGCCGAGTCCATCCCCAACAGTGGCGAGTTCCAGTGGACCCCTGGCTCTGACCTTGTGCCCGACGTTACCCACTACGGTCTCCTGCTCGTTGTCGAGGGTACCGGCCAGTACCAGTACTCCACCCAGTTCGGTCTCTCTGCCGCCGCCGGCGCTGtttccagctccagctcctcttccGTCGAAGCCACCGAGACTGAGACCAGCGCTGCCGCTTCCACCCCGGCTGCCTCCGCTCCTGCCTCGTCGACCACTGTCCTCGAGAGCACCGTGATCACCACCACTATCTGCCCCGAGACCGAGACTGCCGCTGCTGCGACCACCCCTGCCCCCAAGGTCATCCCTACCGGTGTTTCCCCCGTTAGCCCCTCTTCCAGCACCCCCTTGGCCTCCGTTCGTCTCATCACCAGCGCCACCCCCTCTGGTACCGCCTCTGCTTCTCCTTTGAACTCGCCCCCCGCCTTCAACAGTGCTGGCCGCAACGCTGTTAGCTTCGGTGCCGTCATGGCCGGTGTCCTCGCCGCTTTCGCCCTCTAA